The Enterobacter asburiae genome window below encodes:
- the hlyD gene encoding secretion protein HlyD — protein MKKPVAIILVVVVLLAAGVGGWLWYQSHQDKGLTLYGNVDIRTVNMSFRVGGRLASLSVDEGDAIKSGQTLGMLDKAPYENALMQAKAGVSVAQAQYDLMLAGYRDEEIAQAAAAVKQAQAAYDYAQNFYARQQGLWKSRTISANDLENARSSRDQAQATLKSAQDKLSQYHTGNRPQDIAQAKASLEQAQAQLAQAELDLHDTTLIAPSDGMLMTRAVEPGSMLSAGSTVLTLSLTRPVWVRAYVDEPNLGQMQPGRELLLYTDGRPDKPYHGKVGFVSPTAEFTPKTVETPDLRTDLVYRLRIIVTDADDALRQGMPVTVKVDSGERHE, from the coding sequence ATGAAAAAACCTGTCGCCATCATTCTGGTGGTTGTTGTTTTGCTTGCTGCCGGAGTCGGTGGATGGCTGTGGTATCAGAGCCATCAGGATAAAGGCCTGACGCTGTACGGTAACGTGGATATTCGTACGGTGAACATGAGCTTCCGCGTGGGCGGACGTCTCGCCTCGCTGAGCGTTGACGAAGGCGATGCCATCAAAAGCGGGCAGACGCTGGGGATGCTGGATAAAGCGCCCTATGAGAATGCGCTGATGCAGGCCAAAGCGGGCGTGTCCGTCGCCCAGGCGCAGTATGACCTGATGCTGGCAGGCTATCGCGACGAAGAGATCGCTCAGGCCGCCGCCGCAGTTAAGCAGGCGCAAGCCGCCTATGACTACGCGCAGAACTTCTACGCGCGCCAGCAGGGATTGTGGAAAAGCCGTACCATTTCCGCCAACGATCTGGAAAATGCGCGCTCGTCCCGCGACCAGGCGCAGGCCACGCTGAAGTCCGCGCAGGATAAATTAAGCCAGTACCACACCGGTAACCGCCCGCAGGATATCGCCCAGGCGAAGGCCAGCCTTGAACAGGCGCAGGCGCAGCTGGCCCAGGCAGAGCTTGATCTGCACGACACCACCTTAATCGCGCCGTCTGACGGCATGCTGATGACCCGCGCCGTGGAGCCGGGCAGCATGCTCAGCGCGGGCAGCACCGTCTTAACGCTCTCCCTGACCCGCCCGGTCTGGGTACGCGCCTACGTTGACGAGCCAAACCTTGGCCAGATGCAGCCGGGCCGCGAACTGCTGCTTTATACCGACGGTCGCCCGGACAAGCCGTATCACGGCAAAGTGGGCTTTGTCTCCCCTACCGCCGAATTCACGCCGAAAACCGTTGAAACACCGGACCTGCGTACCGACCTCGTGTATCGCCTGCGCATCATCGTGACCGATGCGGACGACGCGCTGCGTCAGGGCATGCCCGTCACCGTAAAAGTAGACAGCGGGGAACGACATGAATGA
- the cecR gene encoding transcriptional regulator CecR yields the protein MNTTPTTTKGEQAKNQLIAAALAQFGEYGLHATTRDIAALAGQNIAAITYYFGSKEDLYLACAEWIADFIGTQFHPHVEEATALLGQPSPDRAAVRQLILNACHDMIRLLTHDDTLNLSKFISREQLSPTVAYQRVHDRVIEPMHSHLTRLIAAYTGRDAGDTETILHTHALLGEILAFRLGRETILLRTGWTQFDEDKAAQIGQVIACHVDLILQGLTQRSLKS from the coding sequence ATGAATACGACACCCACAACAACCAAAGGTGAACAGGCCAAAAATCAGCTTATCGCCGCCGCGCTGGCGCAGTTTGGTGAGTACGGGCTGCATGCAACCACGCGCGATATTGCCGCGCTGGCCGGGCAGAACATTGCGGCGATTACCTACTATTTTGGCTCAAAAGAGGATTTATACCTCGCCTGCGCCGAGTGGATCGCCGATTTTATCGGCACGCAGTTTCACCCGCACGTTGAGGAAGCCACCGCGCTGCTCGGCCAGCCGTCTCCCGACCGCGCCGCCGTTCGCCAGCTTATTCTCAATGCCTGCCACGATATGATCCGCCTGCTGACGCACGACGATACGCTCAACCTGAGCAAGTTTATCTCCCGGGAGCAGCTCTCCCCGACCGTCGCCTACCAGCGTGTACACGATCGGGTGATTGAGCCAATGCACTCGCATCTGACCCGGCTGATCGCCGCCTACACCGGTCGGGATGCCGGTGATACTGAGACAATTTTGCATACCCACGCCCTGCTGGGTGAAATCCTTGCCTTCCGTCTGGGCAGGGAAACCATCCTGTTACGCACCGGCTGGACACAATTTGATGAGGATAAAGCCGCGCAGATTGGCCAGGTCATCGCCTGTCACGTCGATCTGATCCTGCAAGGCTTAACGCAAAGGAGCCTGAAGTCATGA